From Roseateles sp. SL47:
CTCGTGTTTGGGAGCAACGGAGCTTCGGACGACTCTGCTGCAGTCGTTGCTGCAAATGCGCTTGGGCGGCCAATCTGTCCGATCGGCATTCTTCACATCGCAACCCCCACGACGATCACCGTTCCGCTGGCTCACGTGGCTGGGCAGTGCTTCACTATCACCAGCCAAGTCACCATCAATAACGGCCAACCCACCCGGCCTGAATGGTGGGGTGTCGGGCAGGGGAAGTTCAGGCTCGCCACCATCGCAGCCGCCCCGGGAACGGTGGTTGAGGTGAGGGGCACAGTTGCCCCGAGCGATTTTGCCTACGGCTTTTCGTCTGGTGGTCGCTACATCGACAAGCCGCTCAAAATTCGCGGCCAGAAAATGCCTCGACTATCTGACGATGCACGGTCGCTCGTGGATGGGTCAATCATTCAGGGCATGGTGCTCGGTTGGTCCGATGGTCTGGAGTTTGAGAACATCGGAATTGACTGCGGGCACACGGTCGTCACGACCTACTATGGAGGGACCTCGTCCAGTGGCGTCACCGAGGCGCTGAACATCACCTATCCGGACAACGCGACGAAGACGGCAGCCGGCAGCCCCTCCACCGTTCCAAAGCGCGGGATCGTTCTCGACAACGTCATCGGTCTTTGCGACTCCCCCGGCGCACCAAATCACGCGATCCTTCTCGAAGGTGTTGCTGATGTGCGCATGCGAGGAAGTGTCATTGGCGTCATGGGCACGCATGGTGTCGCGCTGAAAGGCCGTGACATCGTTGCGGAGGACATTCAAGCCTATCTGAACAGCACCGATGCACTGATCATCAAGACGGACTCGCAGTCAACCGCCGTCGCAACCAGGATCAGCATTGCGAATACGGTTCTCAATGCCAGCGCACCTGCCGGCGTTACGCCATGGGCGGCGAATACGCCAACCGCAGGGTTGCGATTCGAGGCTGCCGGGAGCTCCATTGACAACATCTACATCGGAAAGGCCAAGATAGATGGGTTCCCGTCCAGCGTGGACACGGTATTCGGTGGCAACTACACGATCTGGGACGTCGAATTTGGCAGCATCAGCTCAGACCAGTATGGGGTTTCCGGCACTACGTGTGCACTGAAGCTGGAGGCTGCGGCAGGCCGAAACATTCGGAAGTGGACCATCGGCACGCTTGACGGCCGCAATTGTTCGATCGTTGGCAAATTCTCGTTCTCACAGCCCGCAGCGGTGAACAACCATGTTGCCATCGGCACGGTCCGAGCGCAGTCAGCGCAGGTCGGTCTTGACGTCGGATCGCAGTCGTACGTGACCGTTGGAACCGTCATCGCAGACACCCTCAGTGATGGCATCTACCGCATCACCGGAACGCCGTATTTGAGCGTCGGCCAGGAGCGGAAAGACGAGGCAACCCCGAATGTCTTCGCAAGCTCTGGCGGCGGCCTGGTGCCATCGCTGAATGCCACGTGGTCACAAGTTGCAGACAAGGCCGTCTTTGCTGCAAAGCTGCGCGGCGGGAGGAAGACCTTGGCCGGAACCATCAAGCCTTCCACCAGCAACGTCATCACCACGCTGCCTCAATTCCTCTGGCCATCAAAGAACGAGGAGTTCATTTGCCGAGGGCGGTCAGGCAGCGTCACCGCAGCAGTGCCTGTGACCGTGAGCATTGCAGGTGTAGTCACCGTTAATGCATTGGCCGGTGGAACGGCCAACTGCTCGGACGAGTTGACGCTTGATATGACATGGGATTAAGGGGGCAAAGTGAAGCAAGAGATCAAAGACATCGCAACTGAACTGGCCACGCGGACCGCGCCGGCCGGCGGACTGACCATTGTGTCGGCGCCCTGGTGGACCTCGGTCAACTGGTCGGCGGTGCTGTCCGGCGTGCTGGTGGTGCTGCAGGTGGCATACCTGCTGCGTAAGTGGTGGCGGGAAGAGACCGATTGGGGCGTCAAGCTGAAGCGCCGCCTGGGCCGCAAGCCCGCCGCTGAAACCGGATCAATGGAGCTGGATGAATGAGCCGCGCCCGCATCGCCGCCGCTGTGCTCACCCTCAGCGCCGCCGGCTTCGCTGCCATCGTTGGTCATGAGGGCTTCGAGCCTGTTGCCAAGCCGCCGGTGCAGGGAGACCGACCAACTTATGGCTTCGGCTCCACGTTCCACGCTGATGGCACTCCGGTGCAGGCCGGTGAAACCATTGCCCCGCCGGCGGCGATTCGCCTGTCCGTCGCCCACATCACCAAGGGTGAGCCGCAGCTGCGCGCGTGCGTGACTGCGCCAGTGAGTCAAGAGGAGTGGGACATCCTCGTTGACCTTGCCTACTGGCGCGGCTTCTCCGGCGCGTGCCGGAGTGAGGTGGTGACGAACATCAACGCCGGCCGCTATGCCGAAGCCTGTGCCGCGTACCTCAACCTGGACAGCCGCAAGGCCGCCGGGCGCGACTGTGCCGCCGCTGGCAGCGGTTGCCGTGGCGTGTGGCTCCGGGCCCAGGAACGCAACCGCAAGTGCATGGAGGCGCAATGAGCGAGAAGCCCACCAACCCCAAGGACGCCATCGGCGCCAACAAGTTGCCGCTGCACCTGTGGCCGCCGGCGGCGACCGCCTACGGATGCGTGGGCCTGGCCGAGGGGGCGCTGAAGTATGGCCGGGGGAACTGGCGCGATGCCGGCGTGCGTGCGTCCATCTATGTGGACGCCTGCAAGCGGCACCTGGACGCGTGGTTCGAAGGTGAGGAGGTCGCGCCGGACTCCGGCTCGCCGCATCTGGCCAATGCCCTCGCATGCCTCGCCATCCTGGTGGACGCGAAGACGGCCGGGAAGCTGGTGGATGACCGCAACTTCAACGGCGCCGGATACCGGGCGTTGGTGGAGGAGTTGATGCCTCACATCGCGCACCTGCGGGACCTGTTCAAGGACAAGGCACCTCGCCACTTCACCATCGCGGACAACCGGGAGGCCCAATGAACATCCTCATCGCCTGCGGGCTGGCAAGCTTCATCTTCGTCGCGCTCTTCACCTGGCGGGCCTACACCCGCACGCCTGGGCCCGGCCAGTCGCCGCGCAGCGCCATCACCGAAGCGTGGGTCAACATTGCGGTCGGCTTCGCGATCAACTTCGTCGCCAATTTCCTGATCCTGCCGCTGATCGGCGCCCACCCCAGCGCCGCCCAAAACTTCTGGATTGGCTGGATCTACACCGCTGTCTCCATCGTCCGCCAGTACGCGATCCGCCGGTGGTTCAACGCGCACCTAGTGGCGCTGTCGCGACGGCTGGCCGGGGAGGGTGGCTCATGAGCCCCTATGCCGCCCTGGGCGTGGCCCTGGCCTTCGTCGCTGCCTACGGGGTGGGGCGCCTGGATGGCGCCCGCCTGGAGCGAGCCGGGCAGGACCGCGCAGCCCTTGCGGTGCAGGAGGCAGCGAGGGAAGGGCGCGAGGCCACGGCCAAGGCCCTGTCCAACATCCGAGTGCAAAACACAACCATCCAGCAGCGGCTGGAGCGGGAGGTCCGTCATGAACCGGTCTACAGCGATCCTGGCTGCCGCCTCACTCCTGGTGGGCTGCGCGACCTCAACGAAGCCCTCACCGGTACCGGAGCGGTCGCAGGTGGTGGTGGCGTGCCCGCCTCTGACGCCACTCGATGACGACACGATGGGGGCCCTGGTGCTGAAGCTTCAGCAGGTGGCCGGCCAATACCGAGAATGCCGCGCCGCGGCTCTGGGGGACAAGTGATGGACAAGACCTGCAGCGACTGCAAGCACTACCGCGCCGCGCCAACCGACTGCGCCACGGTGGCGGAATACGGCGAGTGCCGGGCACACCCGCCCACGGTCATCGTGATCGAGGATGAGCCGGTCTCCGAGTTCCCGGCCGTCAACGCGGACGAGGGCTGCGGCGAATGGGAGCCGAAGCAATGACGCCCCAAGAGTTCGATTTCCTCTCCGAGTTCGCCACGGCTCGAGAACGCGAGTTCATGGAGGCCGTTGTGCTGCACGGCAATCAGCGTGCAGCCGCTGCGGCTTTGGGCGTCAGCAAAAGCGCGGTGAGCGGCGCGTTTGACCTGGTGCGCAAGCGGGCCGCTCGCAAGGGCCATGCACCCGGTCACTTCGTCAGTGGCGTGGCCCCGGGCTACCTCATGGGGAAGGTGACCGTCCAGCGGGCGAAAGACGGCGCAGTGGAGCGGACATGGGAACGGCAGTCGCCGGAGCAGGCCGCCCAGCAAGAGGCGCTGCGCGCAGGACTGGAGGCCATGGCCGCCGAGCTGCCGCGCGTGAAGCCCCGCAAGCCCGCCGCCAACGATGACGCCTACAGCCAGCAGCTCATGGCCTGCTACCCCATCGGGGACGCGCACATCGGCATGATGTCCTGGCCAGAAGAGACCGGCGAGGCCTGGGACCTGAAGGCCGCCGAGCGCATGCACTGCACGGCCATGGCCCGCCTGGTGGAGATGGCGCCGGCGTGCGAAGAGGCGGTGGTGGTGAACCTGGGCGACTTCCTGCATGCCGACAACATGGAGGGGGTGACGACCCGCAGCGGCCACCGCCTGGACATGGACAGCCGCTACGCGAAGATGGCCCGGATCGCCGTCATGACGCTACGGACCATGATCGATACCGCCCTGACGAAGCACAAGCGGGTGCGGGTCATCAACGCGGTGGGCAACCACGACGACACGGGCAGCCTATGGCTGAGCATCTGCCTGGCCCACGCGTACGAGCTGGAGCCACGGGTGACGGTGGACACCAGCCCGACCCCATGCCACTACATCCGCCACGGCGCCACCCTGGTGGGCATCCACCACGGCCACAGCATCAAGCCGGAGCGGCTGCCGGGCGTGATGGCCACCGACCGCGCCGAGGATTGGGGCCAGACCCGGCACCGGTACTGGTGGATGGGCCATGTGCACCACCAGTCTCTGCAGAAGGACCACCCGGGTGTGTCGGTGGAGTCGTTCCGGACCTTGGCTGCCAAAGACGCTTACGCGGCCTGGGGCGGCTACCGGGCGCCGCGGGACATGAAGGTCATCCTCCTGCACAGCCAGCACGGGGAGGTCGGCCGTTACACGGTCACCCCAGAGATGCTGGCCGAGGTGGCCTGACCATGCGCTCCAACTGCCTCATCTGGGCCGCGTGCGCCTGGTGGAGGCTGCGGCGGCGGCATGCCTGCCACTTGGCGGTGCGCGGCAGCCGGTGGGGGCCTTTTCCCCATTTCAGCCTGATGATCCGGCGCCGGGATGGCGCCTTCCGCTGCATCAGCTTCAAGCCCGTGGCGCCAAGGGCGAAGAGCATCCCGCCACCGCTCTTCGTCGGCAGGATGCGGTGGGGCGACTGACCATATTCAGGGCCGAAATCCTTTCCGTAACCTCGATTCAGGATCGGCTGCTTCCTCTGATGAAAATGGGCTGATCGCTCGGGGTTACGGAACGAAGCGCAACCTAAGTGCCTGATTTCATTGAGATTCACACAAGACTCGAAATCAGGCGTACGGTAACCCCGTACCGGGGGTTCGAATCCCCCCCTTCCCGCCAAAAAAGCCTTGTTAGCCAAGGTACTAAGCCAGTCTCAAGACTGGCTTTTTTATTGCCTAAAACTCCGAAATCACCCCGGTTTCCGCATCATCGTTTCCGCAGCTTGGCGCAACCCGGCGCAACTTCGTGGGTGTGGTGCCGACTGCGGTAGCGCCATCGCCATCGCGGACCCGGACCACCACAATCACGGGCGTGGCCTGCAAGTTGATTGCGTCCAGAATAGCCGCGAGCGTTTCCTTCGTACCCGCCTTGCCGACAGCGGCGTTGACGTTGGTGACCAGCGCAGGCATGTCGTAGGGAAAGGTCGCCTCGTCGGCGTCGGCGTCGGCGTCGGATGCCGTGCCAATCAGGCCGATGATCGCGGTGGACACGGTCTGAATGCTGCGAAGGCCATCAATGACTTCGATGACGCGCACGCCGTGGTGGTAGGAGTCGAGTGCCATGGGGCTCCTTGCGGTGGAAGGGGGCGGGAGAAAGGACTGATCCGCTCAATCGCCGCCCCGCTGCTGTCGGAGGTCCGGTGGAGATGGCTATCCAGCTGGTCAAGCGAGGTGCGTGGTTCCCGAAAGCAGCTACCATCATCAGGCCAGCATTTCAGGGAGAGGCAATGAGCGCGAGACCGCCAGGCCCGCTGTGCCAAGTCAACAATCCTCAAGTCATAGACTGCGGGACGAATTGCTTATCGCAATCCCCGTCCCCGGCCTTCATCGGGCGCGATAACTCAGATCTTCGCGGGCTCGATCAGGCCCTCGACGCGCTGCAGGGAACGGCACAGAACTTCGCCCTTCGCTACATCAAGGACGCCAAAGCGAGGGCCACGTATGTGCAGCGCATTGCGGAGACAGCTCGCATTATTCGCTCCGACGTGTTGGCGGGAAAGA
This genomic window contains:
- a CDS encoding glycoside hydrolase family protein, which translates into the protein MSRARIAAAVLTLSAAGFAAIVGHEGFEPVAKPPVQGDRPTYGFGSTFHADGTPVQAGETIAPPAAIRLSVAHITKGEPQLRACVTAPVSQEEWDILVDLAYWRGFSGACRSEVVTNINAGRYAEACAAYLNLDSRKAAGRDCAAAGSGCRGVWLRAQERNRKCMEAQ
- a CDS encoding dATP/dGTP diphosphohydrolase domain-containing protein, which translates into the protein MSEKPTNPKDAIGANKLPLHLWPPAATAYGCVGLAEGALKYGRGNWRDAGVRASIYVDACKRHLDAWFEGEEVAPDSGSPHLANALACLAILVDAKTAGKLVDDRNFNGAGYRALVEELMPHIAHLRDLFKDKAPRHFTIADNREAQ
- a CDS encoding DUF7220 family protein, whose amino-acid sequence is MNILIACGLASFIFVALFTWRAYTRTPGPGQSPRSAITEAWVNIAVGFAINFVANFLILPLIGAHPSAAQNFWIGWIYTAVSIVRQYAIRRWFNAHLVALSRRLAGEGGS